A genomic window from Caldicellulosiruptor kronotskyensis 2002 includes:
- the ftsX gene encoding permease-like cell division protein FtsX: protein MSLQTIKYFCKDGFKNIFLNKTMAAASISIVVAALTVVGIFIAIGINLEYISQQIEKTVDIRVILQKGQEEKVVVIEEYLRKNALVREFKYISPQMALQDLKNKLGKNAFLLEGLEKDNPLRGYFVVKPVKIEYTKKLAEELETLDGVAQVYFPSETVEKLKRILKIINLFCILLILGLYIVAIFIIANTIKITLFARRREISIMRYIGATNRFISGPFVVEGFIIGILGSILAYAIVLLFYHYAIRYLSQTITFVDFVNISIYKYKILGVFILTGSMVGILGSLISLRRYLKA, encoded by the coding sequence ATGAGTCTTCAGACAATCAAGTACTTTTGCAAAGATGGATTTAAAAACATTTTTTTAAATAAGACCATGGCTGCTGCTTCTATTTCTATAGTGGTGGCAGCCTTAACTGTGGTTGGGATATTTATTGCAATCGGGATTAATCTGGAGTATATCTCACAGCAGATAGAAAAGACGGTTGATATAAGGGTGATACTACAAAAAGGTCAGGAAGAAAAAGTGGTTGTGATTGAGGAGTATTTGAGGAAAAATGCTTTGGTTCGAGAGTTTAAATACATAAGTCCACAGATGGCTCTTCAAGATTTGAAAAATAAGCTTGGTAAAAATGCGTTTTTGCTTGAAGGACTTGAAAAAGACAATCCTCTGCGGGGATACTTTGTAGTAAAGCCTGTAAAGATTGAATACACTAAAAAACTTGCCGAAGAATTAGAAACCTTAGATGGTGTTGCTCAGGTTTATTTTCCTTCTGAGACGGTGGAAAAGCTTAAAAGGATTTTGAAGATAATAAATCTTTTTTGCATACTTTTAATTTTGGGTCTTTATATAGTTGCTATATTTATAATTGCCAATACTATCAAAATAACCCTCTTTGCAAGGCGAAGAGAAATCTCAATTATGAGATATATTGGTGCAACTAACAGGTTTATAAGCGGACCTTTTGTGGTTGAAGGATTTATTATAGGCATTTTAGGTTCGATTTTAGCATATGCCATTGTTCTGTTATTTTATCACTATGCAATAAGGTACCTTTCACAAACTATTACCTTTGTTGATTTTGTCAACATTTCTATTTACAAGTACAAAATATTAGGAGTGTTTATACTTACAGGAAGCATGGTAGGCATACTGGGAAGCTTAATTTCTCTAAGAAGGTACTTAAAAGCCTGA
- a CDS encoding PucR family transcriptional regulator translates to MMTQKVIDVLEQAKDIIDDEFGYIEADGRVIYSSNPLSQNRINTVAIDMIKTDTDLEIFEGRTYKVYRSQTDTYVLYINNTEPHAEKLLDMLNLVVMKAKEPASAYDKKLFIKNLLYDNILPGEIYTKARELHIATGATRVVFAIYIPNAKEIKDVNIGEILTSIFPKSTKDFIIQLDNNILVFIKELKPGSNDEDAYKVARIILDTLNSELLLKAYIGIGSVVDDIKELSMSYKEAEAALKIGYIFEKDKYIVSYHKLGLGRLIYQMPTKLCEMFLEEVFKDVKLSDFDPELIQTVEMFFECNLNVSETARQLYIHRNTLVYRLDKIERMIGLDLRKFEDAIIFKMAMLVNQYLEYTKGNITF, encoded by the coding sequence ATGATGACACAGAAGGTTATTGATGTTTTAGAGCAGGCAAAAGACATCATCGACGATGAATTTGGATATATTGAAGCTGATGGTAGAGTTATCTACAGCTCAAATCCACTTTCTCAAAACAGGATAAACACAGTTGCAATTGACATGATAAAAACTGATACAGACCTTGAGATATTTGAAGGTCGCACATACAAGGTTTACAGAAGCCAGACAGATACCTATGTTCTTTATATAAACAACACAGAACCTCATGCTGAAAAGCTTTTGGATATGTTAAACCTTGTTGTGATGAAAGCAAAAGAGCCAGCATCTGCGTATGATAAAAAGTTGTTTATAAAAAATCTTTTGTATGACAACATCCTACCAGGTGAAATCTACACAAAGGCAAGAGAACTTCACATTGCAACAGGTGCAACAAGGGTTGTGTTTGCTATCTATATTCCAAATGCAAAAGAGATTAAAGATGTGAATATCGGTGAGATTTTGACAAGCATATTCCCAAAGAGCACAAAAGATTTTATTATCCAGCTTGACAACAATATTCTGGTATTCATAAAAGAGTTAAAACCAGGTTCAAATGATGAGGATGCATACAAGGTTGCAAGGATTATACTTGACACACTCAACTCAGAACTTTTGCTCAAGGCATATATTGGAATTGGCTCTGTTGTCGATGACATAAAAGAACTTTCAATGTCTTATAAGGAGGCAGAAGCAGCGCTCAAAATAGGCTACATCTTTGAAAAGGACAAGTATATTGTGAGCTATCACAAGCTCGGCCTTGGAAGACTTATATATCAGATGCCGACAAAACTTTGTGAGATGTTCTTGGAAGAGGTCTTCAAGGATGTAAAACTTTCTGATTTTGACCCAGAACTCATACAGACTGTTGAGATGTTCTTTGAATGCAACTTGAACGTCTCAGAGACAGCAAGACAGCTTTATATTCACAGAAATACCTTGGTTTACAGACTTGACAAGATAGAAAGAATGATAGGGCTTGACCTTAGAAAGTTCGAAGATGCTATTATCTTCAAAATGGCTATGCTTGTAAATCAGTATTTAGAGTATACAAAAGGTAACATTACATTTTAA
- a CDS encoding ABC transporter ATP-binding protein: MASVRLKGVYKRYPGGVTAVSDFNLDIEDKEFIVLVGPSGCGKTTTLRMIAGLEEVTEGEIYIGDKLVNDVPPKDRDIAMVFQNYALYPHMTVFENMAFGLKLRKFPKDEIKRRVHEAAKILGIEHLLDRKPKALSGGQRQRVALGRAIVREPKVFLMDEPLSNLDAKLRVQMRAELSKLHKRLGTTFIYVTHDQTEAMTMGTRIVVMKDGFIQQVDTPQVLYEQPANLFVAGFIGSPQMNFIESRIEQKDKNLYVVFGNNAIKLPEGKAKKVEELGYVGKEVIMGIRPEDLHDEEIFLQTAQDAVVDADVDVVEMLGSETLLYVVVDGLNLIARVDPRSKAKSGDKIKLAFDVNRIHLFDKETEKAIVH, from the coding sequence GTGGCAAGTGTAAGATTAAAAGGTGTTTACAAGAGATATCCTGGTGGTGTTACAGCTGTTTCTGACTTTAACTTAGATATTGAGGACAAGGAATTCATAGTTTTGGTAGGACCATCTGGTTGTGGTAAGACAACAACACTGAGAATGATAGCAGGTCTTGAAGAGGTAACAGAAGGCGAAATCTACATAGGGGACAAGCTGGTAAACGACGTTCCACCAAAGGATAGAGACATTGCAATGGTTTTCCAGAACTATGCTCTGTATCCTCACATGACAGTTTTTGAGAATATGGCATTTGGTCTCAAGCTCAGAAAGTTTCCAAAAGATGAGATAAAAAGACGTGTACATGAAGCAGCTAAGATTTTGGGAATTGAGCACCTGCTTGACAGAAAACCAAAGGCTCTGTCCGGTGGTCAGAGACAGAGAGTGGCTTTAGGTCGTGCCATTGTGAGAGAACCAAAGGTATTCCTCATGGATGAGCCTCTTTCAAACTTGGACGCAAAGCTCAGAGTCCAGATGAGAGCAGAGCTATCTAAACTTCACAAGAGACTTGGAACAACATTCATCTACGTTACACACGACCAAACAGAAGCTATGACAATGGGTACAAGAATTGTTGTTATGAAAGATGGATTTATCCAGCAGGTAGACACACCACAGGTTCTGTATGAGCAACCTGCAAACCTGTTTGTTGCAGGTTTCATTGGTTCGCCACAGATGAACTTCATTGAATCAAGAATTGAGCAAAAGGATAAGAACTTATATGTTGTATTTGGAAACAACGCAATAAAACTCCCAGAAGGAAAGGCAAAGAAAGTTGAAGAACTCGGCTATGTTGGGAAGGAAGTTATAATGGGTATTAGACCAGAAGATTTGCACGATGAAGAGATATTCCTGCAGACAGCTCAGGATGCTGTTGTTGATGCAGATGTTGATGTTGTTGAGATGCTTGGTTCTGAAACACTTTTATATGTTGTTGTTGATGGTCTTAACCTCATTGCGAGAGTTGATCCAAGGTCAAAGGCAAAAAGTGGCGACAAGATCAAACTTGCGTTTGACGTTAACAGAATTCACCTGTTTGATAAAGAAACAGAGAAGGCTATTGTTCACTAA
- a CDS encoding murein hydrolase activator EnvC family protein has protein sequence MKNKLKIFSILLVFVIFFETAVSSTLKEYQSKLKSIEKSKQKTQQKIVEVKKQQKQVLLQIDNLDKKIDNVEGKIRNLKANIASVENKILQTEAELNEEEKRKEMYYEKFKDRIRCIYELNTVSVSYIEMLLDSQNLSDFFTRMYLFNDIIEYDKQILNEYTKSIETIKNKKEELVLLKEDLSREKRELENYQASLLAEQNEKKKLLLELEKEQDKLEKMLDELEEISNELSKKIKEILARQKTKRIYKGGKLLWPLEGYYGITSYFGMRFHPILKKNKMHTGIDIAAPYGASVLAAADGDVILAGWVSGYGKTIIIDNGSGISTLYAHLSTIKVSIGQKVKKGETIGYVGATGYATGPHLHFEVRINGDVTDPLNFLR, from the coding sequence TTGAAAAATAAACTAAAAATTTTCTCTATTTTGCTTGTATTTGTTATTTTTTTTGAAACTGCTGTATCAAGTACCTTAAAAGAGTATCAAAGCAAGCTAAAGTCTATTGAAAAGAGCAAGCAAAAGACACAGCAGAAGATAGTAGAAGTTAAAAAACAGCAAAAGCAGGTCTTATTACAAATAGATAATCTTGACAAAAAGATTGATAATGTAGAAGGAAAAATAAGAAATTTAAAAGCAAACATTGCATCTGTTGAAAACAAGATTTTGCAGACAGAGGCTGAACTTAATGAAGAAGAAAAAAGGAAAGAAATGTATTATGAAAAGTTTAAAGATAGAATAAGATGTATTTATGAGCTAAATACTGTCTCTGTATCGTATATTGAAATGCTACTTGACTCTCAAAACCTTTCAGATTTTTTTACAAGAATGTATCTTTTTAACGATATAATTGAATATGATAAGCAAATACTAAATGAGTACACAAAGAGCATTGAGACTATCAAAAATAAGAAAGAAGAACTTGTACTGCTAAAGGAAGACTTGAGTAGAGAAAAGAGGGAGCTTGAAAACTACCAAGCTTCTCTTTTGGCGGAGCAAAATGAAAAGAAAAAACTTTTGTTGGAACTTGAAAAAGAGCAAGATAAATTGGAAAAGATGCTTGATGAACTTGAAGAGATTTCAAATGAGCTTTCCAAGAAAATAAAGGAGATTTTGGCAAGACAGAAGACAAAACGCATATATAAAGGTGGCAAGCTCTTGTGGCCGCTTGAGGGGTATTATGGGATAACATCATATTTTGGTATGAGATTTCATCCAATTTTGAAGAAAAACAAAATGCACACAGGGATAGACATTGCAGCACCATATGGAGCAAGTGTTTTAGCAGCAGCAGACGGTGATGTGATTTTAGCCGGATGGGTGTCTGGTTATGGTAAGACTATCATTATAGATAATGGTAGTGGTATTTCAACTTTATATGCTCATCTTTCTACAATAAAAGTCTCAATAGGGCAGAAGGTGAAAAAAGGTGAGACTATAGGTTATGTTGGAGCTACGGGATATGCCACCGGGCCTCACCTTCATTTTGAAGTTAGAATAAACGGCGATGTTACTGATCCGCTTAATTTCCTAAGATAA
- a CDS encoding GlsB/YeaQ/YmgE family stress response membrane protein: MLGFIMTLIVAAIAGYIGDALTKYKMPGGFIGAMIAGLVGSWIGAYIPFFRKLGPVIAGIPIIPTILGAAIFIFVLGLFRKGAEEATKQQQ, from the coding sequence ATGCTCGGATTTATAATGACCCTGATTGTTGCGGCAATTGCAGGATATATAGGCGATGCGCTGACCAAGTATAAAATGCCAGGCGGATTTATTGGAGCTATGATTGCTGGACTTGTCGGGTCTTGGATTGGAGCATATATTCCGTTTTTCAGGAAACTTGGTCCTGTGATTGCTGGTATTCCTATTATTCCAACCATCCTCGGTGCGGCAATATTTATATTTGTGCTGGGACTTTTCAGAAAAGGTGCCGAAGAGGCAACCAAACAACAGCAATAG
- the ftsE gene encoding cell division ATP-binding protein FtsE, translating into MVKFINVSKRYPNGVLALTNINLTIEKGEFVFLVGSSGAGKSTIVKLLLKEIDPTEGEIIVGEYKLTQLPKREIPYYRRKIGIVFQDFRLLPNKTVYENVEFAMQITGAPAKIIRRQVPYVLSLVGLAHKAKCYPHELSGGEQQRVALARAIVNKPNLLVADEPTGNLDPDTSWEIMRLLEDINKRGTTVLVATHAKEIVDSMRKRVVAIDCGRIVKDQHRGVYSYESSDNQVLLQRWI; encoded by the coding sequence ATGGTAAAGTTTATAAATGTGAGCAAAAGGTATCCAAATGGGGTGCTTGCGCTCACAAATATCAATTTGACCATTGAAAAAGGCGAGTTTGTATTTTTGGTTGGTTCAAGCGGGGCAGGAAAATCTACAATTGTAAAGCTTCTTTTGAAAGAGATTGACCCAACTGAAGGAGAGATTATTGTTGGAGAGTACAAGCTCACACAGCTTCCAAAAAGGGAGATACCATATTACAGAAGAAAGATTGGAATAGTATTTCAGGATTTTAGACTTCTTCCCAACAAAACTGTATATGAAAATGTGGAGTTTGCTATGCAAATAACAGGAGCACCTGCAAAAATCATCAGAAGACAGGTTCCTTATGTTCTTTCATTGGTAGGGCTTGCGCACAAGGCAAAATGTTACCCGCACGAGCTTTCAGGCGGTGAACAGCAGCGGGTTGCCTTGGCGCGAGCAATTGTAAACAAGCCCAACTTGCTTGTAGCTGATGAGCCAACAGGTAACTTAGACCCTGATACATCATGGGAGATAATGAGGCTTTTAGAAGATATTAACAAGAGAGGAACAACTGTGCTTGTTGCAACACATGCTAAAGAGATTGTTGATAGCATGAGAAAAAGGGTTGTGGCGATTGACTGTGGCAGAATTGTAAAAGATCAGCATAGAGGAGTTTACAGCTATGAGTCTTCAGACAATCAAGTACTTTTGCAAAGATGGATTTAA
- a CDS encoding PolC-type DNA polymerase III produces MSETLFLPVKPVKIEFDKSSKDLKVYVESLDSLQGTDLIGIEQRFKSLLESCRDVEIKLFKTRNLTLEELLKKYRWFLFYKISKRCNGLSHFLRECEIVPSSNGLDFLVPNGIRDILFERKVDVLVKQILSEEFGIVCDVDFKIKDFFIQFDTDQEVEKYLMFFEEKKEETEKITTEKSGVETDPTIIFGKKIDEKKEVIPISLIKVGTDCVIEGEIFNLEIKETKNQNVLIYKLYITDYLNSTFVKIVAKKDKIPTSISVGDYVKVEGRVEFDDFEKAVVVNAKNINKSQKPQRLDTSNNKRVELHAHTKMSAMDAVCSAEELIKLAASMGHRAVAITDHGVVQAFPEAQEASKNCNIKVIYGMECYLIDDGAPVVYNPKEGQGFDSTFVVVDIETTGFDSQRDKIIEIGAVKIENGQIIERFSTFVDPEGKIPVRISELTGIYQDMVDKAPKLNDAILEFEKFASGSILVAHNAQFDIGFLKKAYHECGIIFDYTYIDTLELSRRLLTDLSSHKLNKVAEFLNVELKHHHRADSDAETTAGIFTSLLEKLKLRGYKWLKELNSIESNTKADLKSHSYHATILVKNQQGLKNLYKLVSYSHLEYFYKRPRIPKSLLIQLKDGLLIGSACESGEIFRAFLEGKSEEEIEKIAAFYDFLEIMPVENNSFLIREGYLKDEEDLREINRKIYNLGKKLGKLVVATSDAHYCHPHQRILRQILKHNQGYDDVENDPLLYFRTTDEMLKEFEYLGSDSCYEVVVENTNKIADMIEDVKPIPDETFPPKIEGAEEEIYNMTMKKAHEIYGDPLPEIVRARLEKELNSIIKNGFAVMYLIAQKLVSKSLSDGYLVGSRGSVGSSLVATMCGITEVNPLPPHYICPNCKYSEFITDGSVGCGYDLEDKNCPRCGEKLKKDGHDIPFETFLGFDGDKEPDIDLNFSGDYQPIAHKFTEELFGQGYVFRAGTISTVAEKTAHGFVTKYAEEKGLNLHPAEVLRLSQGCTGVKRTTGQHPGGLMIVPRDKEIFDFTPIQHPADSTDKSVITTHFDYHAISGRLLKLDILGHDDPTVIRMLQDLTGVDPRSIPLDDKATMSIFTSTEALGISPEDIDCEVGTFGIPEFGTRFVRQMLIETKPKTFAELVRISGLSHGTNVWTNNAQDLVRNGIATLKEVISTRDDIMLYLIQKGVPPKDSFRIMEDVRKGKGLKPEDEQLLRAHNVPDWYIESCKKITYMFPKAHAAAYVMMAFRIAYFKVHYKEAFYATYFTVRADDFDYATILKGRDAIRQKIRDLENRISSLSQKDKNLLTVLEIANEMLARGLKFYPVDLNESDAEKFIIKDGGLLIPFNALPNVGVAAAKSIVEARKEGRFLSVDDLIRRAKLNKQVIEILTQYKVLKDLPQTSQLSFF; encoded by the coding sequence ATGAGCGAGACTCTATTTTTGCCAGTAAAGCCTGTCAAGATTGAGTTTGATAAATCAAGTAAGGACCTTAAAGTTTATGTGGAAAGCCTTGATAGTCTTCAAGGTACAGACCTTATTGGCATTGAACAAAGGTTTAAGTCTCTTTTAGAAAGTTGCAGGGATGTTGAGATAAAACTTTTCAAAACCAGAAACCTGACGTTGGAAGAACTTTTGAAGAAATATAGATGGTTTTTATTTTATAAGATTTCAAAAAGATGTAACGGTCTTAGTCATTTTTTGAGAGAATGTGAGATTGTGCCAAGTTCAAACGGCTTAGATTTTCTGGTTCCAAATGGTATAAGAGATATCCTTTTTGAAAGAAAGGTAGATGTACTTGTAAAGCAAATACTGTCTGAAGAGTTCGGAATAGTATGCGACGTGGATTTTAAGATTAAAGACTTTTTTATCCAGTTTGACACAGACCAAGAAGTAGAAAAATATCTAATGTTTTTCGAGGAAAAGAAAGAAGAAACTGAGAAAATTACAACTGAAAAGAGTGGGGTTGAGACAGACCCGACCATTATATTTGGCAAAAAGATAGATGAAAAGAAAGAGGTAATTCCTATTTCTCTTATCAAAGTTGGTACTGATTGTGTGATTGAAGGTGAAATTTTTAATCTTGAGATAAAAGAGACTAAAAACCAGAATGTGCTCATATACAAGCTTTACATCACAGACTATTTAAATTCAACCTTTGTAAAAATTGTTGCCAAGAAAGATAAAATTCCTACTTCAATTTCTGTTGGAGATTATGTTAAGGTTGAAGGCAGGGTAGAATTTGACGATTTTGAAAAAGCGGTTGTGGTGAATGCTAAAAACATAAACAAAAGTCAAAAACCTCAGCGACTTGATACAAGCAATAACAAGAGAGTAGAACTTCATGCTCATACTAAAATGTCAGCTATGGATGCTGTGTGCTCTGCAGAAGAATTAATAAAATTGGCAGCTTCAATGGGACACCGAGCAGTTGCAATAACAGACCATGGAGTTGTTCAAGCGTTTCCAGAAGCACAAGAGGCAAGTAAAAATTGTAATATTAAAGTAATATATGGGATGGAATGTTATCTTATTGATGATGGTGCGCCAGTTGTTTACAATCCTAAGGAAGGACAAGGATTTGACTCTACCTTTGTGGTTGTTGACATTGAAACAACAGGGTTTGACAGTCAAAGAGATAAAATAATAGAAATTGGTGCTGTGAAAATAGAAAACGGTCAAATAATAGAGAGATTTTCTACATTTGTTGACCCCGAAGGCAAAATCCCTGTTAGGATCTCAGAGCTAACAGGCATATACCAAGATATGGTTGATAAAGCCCCAAAGCTGAATGATGCCATTTTGGAGTTTGAAAAGTTTGCGAGCGGAAGTATTCTTGTTGCACATAATGCTCAATTTGACATTGGATTTTTGAAAAAGGCGTATCATGAATGTGGAATTATATTCGACTATACATATATCGATACGCTGGAACTTTCAAGAAGGCTTTTGACAGACCTTTCTTCTCATAAGTTAAACAAAGTTGCAGAGTTTTTAAATGTAGAGTTAAAACATCATCACAGAGCTGATTCTGACGCAGAAACAACAGCTGGTATCTTTACCTCTCTTTTAGAAAAGTTAAAATTAAGAGGATACAAATGGTTAAAAGAACTTAATTCAATTGAGTCAAACACAAAAGCAGACCTCAAATCTCACAGCTATCATGCAACCATACTTGTAAAAAATCAACAGGGTTTAAAAAATCTCTACAAACTGGTATCATATTCTCATTTAGAATACTTCTACAAAAGGCCAAGGATACCCAAAAGTCTTTTGATACAATTAAAAGATGGACTTTTGATAGGAAGTGCATGTGAGTCTGGTGAAATTTTCAGGGCCTTTTTGGAAGGAAAAAGTGAGGAAGAGATAGAAAAGATAGCAGCATTTTATGATTTCCTTGAGATAATGCCGGTTGAGAATAATTCTTTTTTGATTAGAGAAGGATATTTAAAAGATGAAGAAGATTTAAGAGAAATCAATAGGAAGATTTACAATCTTGGCAAAAAACTTGGCAAGCTTGTTGTTGCGACATCTGATGCGCACTATTGTCATCCACACCAAAGAATCTTGCGCCAGATTTTGAAACATAACCAAGGATACGATGATGTTGAAAATGACCCATTACTTTATTTCAGAACAACAGATGAGATGCTAAAAGAATTTGAATATCTTGGCAGTGATTCTTGTTATGAAGTTGTTGTAGAAAATACCAATAAGATTGCCGATATGATAGAAGATGTAAAACCAATACCCGATGAGACTTTTCCACCCAAGATTGAGGGCGCTGAGGAAGAAATATACAATATGACAATGAAGAAAGCTCACGAAATATATGGGGACCCTCTTCCGGAGATTGTAAGAGCACGGCTTGAAAAGGAACTGAATTCGATAATCAAGAATGGTTTTGCAGTAATGTATTTGATTGCTCAAAAGCTTGTGTCCAAATCTTTGTCAGACGGTTATCTTGTTGGTTCGCGAGGTTCTGTTGGTTCTTCTCTTGTTGCAACAATGTGTGGGATAACCGAGGTAAATCCGTTGCCCCCACATTATATTTGTCCAAACTGCAAGTATTCTGAATTTATAACAGATGGTTCTGTTGGATGTGGTTATGACTTGGAAGACAAAAACTGTCCACGCTGTGGGGAGAAACTTAAAAAAGATGGGCACGACATTCCGTTTGAGACCTTCTTGGGATTTGATGGTGACAAAGAACCTGATATTGACCTTAACTTTTCTGGTGATTATCAGCCAATTGCGCACAAGTTTACAGAAGAACTTTTTGGACAAGGTTATGTTTTCAGAGCTGGTACAATCTCAACAGTTGCTGAAAAGACTGCGCACGGGTTTGTGACAAAATATGCTGAGGAAAAAGGTTTGAATCTTCATCCTGCAGAGGTTTTAAGACTTTCTCAGGGCTGCACAGGAGTAAAAAGAACAACAGGCCAGCACCCTGGGGGACTTATGATTGTTCCAAGAGACAAAGAAATATTTGATTTCACACCTATTCAGCATCCAGCAGATAGCACTGACAAAAGTGTTATTACAACGCACTTTGATTATCATGCAATATCAGGAAGACTTTTAAAACTTGATATTCTTGGACACGATGACCCGACTGTTATAAGAATGCTCCAGGACTTAACAGGAGTTGACCCGCGCTCAATACCACTTGACGATAAGGCTACCATGTCAATTTTTACAAGCACAGAAGCTCTTGGAATTTCTCCTGAGGACATAGATTGTGAAGTAGGGACTTTCGGTATACCTGAGTTTGGGACAAGGTTTGTAAGACAGATGTTAATTGAGACAAAACCAAAGACGTTTGCTGAGCTTGTTCGTATTTCAGGTCTTTCGCACGGTACAAATGTGTGGACAAACAATGCTCAGGATTTAGTAAGAAATGGAATTGCAACGCTCAAAGAGGTAATTTCTACAAGGGACGATATTATGTTATATTTAATTCAAAAGGGTGTTCCACCAAAAGACAGTTTCAGAATCATGGAAGATGTTAGAAAAGGTAAAGGACTAAAACCGGAGGATGAGCAACTTCTAAGAGCTCACAATGTTCCAGACTGGTATATAGAGAGTTGTAAAAAGATAACCTACATGTTTCCAAAAGCACATGCTGCAGCTTATGTAATGATGGCGTTCAGGATTGCTTATTTCAAGGTACATTATAAGGAGGCATTCTATGCAACATATTTTACAGTCAGAGCAGACGATTTTGATTATGCAACAATCCTCAAGGGAAGAGACGCTATAAGGCAAAAGATAAGAGATTTGGAAAACAGGATAAGTAGTCTTTCTCAGAAAGACAAAAACCTTCTGACAGTGCTTGAGATTGCAAATGAGATGTTAGCACGGGGTTTAAAGTTTTACCCTGTTGATTTGAACGAGTCTGATGCTGAGAAGTTCATTATAAAAGATGGAGGGCTTTTAATACCCTTTAATGCTCTGCCAAATGTTGGGGTGGCAGCTGCAAAAAGCATTGTGGAGGCGCGCAAAGAAGGAAGATTTTTGTCTGTGGATGACCTTATAAGACGTGCAAAGCTAAACAAGCAGGTTATAGAGATTTTGACTCAGTATAAAGTGTTAAAAGACTTGCCACAGACAAGTCAGCTAAGCTTTTTCTAA
- a CDS encoding thiamine diphosphokinase — protein MKGVIISNGKIADKSFYDEHMKDADFIICCDGGANVAYKYGFVPNLIIGDFDSVDKKVLEYFKTNGIKIIEFPCEKDKTDTQIAIEYLAENGFDEVVMLSCTGKRLDHVLANISLLYYLLEHDIKGAIVDENNIIMMTRNKIKIHGKKGHLLSLLPYTQTVSGICTKGLYYPLEDGMMEFGNPYGVSNVIIEDEAIVEVKDGVLLVILSSD, from the coding sequence ATGAAGGGTGTTATAATCTCAAATGGCAAGATTGCAGACAAGTCATTTTATGATGAACATATGAAAGATGCTGATTTTATAATTTGCTGTGACGGTGGAGCAAACGTAGCATACAAATATGGTTTTGTGCCAAACTTGATAATAGGCGATTTTGACTCTGTAGATAAAAAAGTTTTGGAATATTTTAAAACTAATGGTATAAAAATAATAGAATTTCCTTGTGAAAAGGATAAAACAGATACACAGATTGCCATTGAGTATTTAGCTGAGAATGGGTTTGACGAGGTGGTAATGCTTTCTTGCACTGGCAAAAGACTTGACCATGTTCTTGCAAACATAAGTCTTTTGTATTATTTGCTTGAGCACGACATAAAGGGCGCAATAGTAGATGAAAATAACATAATCATGATGACAAGAAACAAAATAAAAATTCATGGGAAAAAAGGACACTTGCTTTCTTTACTTCCATACACACAAACTGTAAGTGGTATTTGTACCAAAGGTTTGTATTATCCTTTAGAAGATGGTATGATGGAGTTTGGAAATCCTTATGGTGTGTCAAATGTTATTATTGAAGATGAAGCAATTGTTGAGGTAAAAGATGGGGTATTGTTGGTAATATTATCAAGTGATTAA